One window of the Dreissena polymorpha isolate Duluth1 chromosome 5, UMN_Dpol_1.0, whole genome shotgun sequence genome contains the following:
- the LOC127882199 gene encoding uncharacterized protein LOC127882199 gives MKMKVMAILLFVFALNMLEVQCQDAMMNYLLMSRLMGGNSGSGGGRSSTAGQTQAASSNPLMGLMSTSGAGGMSGMPMMAAMGGGMMGDSFMQMMMCRSLPPQLSNFCMMEAMA, from the exons ATGAAGATGAAGGTGATGGCAATTCTTCTGTTTGTATTCGCACTTAACATGTTAGAAGTGCAATGCCAGGACGCAATGATGAACTATTTGCTCATGAGTAGACTTATGGGCGGCAATAGCGGAAGCGGAGGCGGAAGGAGCAGTACCGCCGGGCAGACCCAGGCTGCTTCTTCAAATCCACTTATGGGTTTAATGTCTACGTCGGGAGCTGGCGGTATGAGCGGCATGCCCATGATGGCTGCGATGGGAGGTGGCATGATGGGAg attcaTTCATGCAAATGATGATGTGTCGAAGCCTTCCTCCTCAGTTAAGTAATTTCTGTATGATGGAAGCCATGGCTTAG